Part of the Rhodopirellula islandica genome is shown below.
TGGCTGACGGACGGTTTGAAAGAAAGGGTATTGTCTGAGAGGCACTTGGTTGTATAGTGCAAGTAAGTAGCTGTGGAATGCAGGTAAATGGCTGAGGCGGATCGACCGATTCGCAGATCGGAACGAAACGATTGATCGAGTTTGCGGGAGGACGAACATGGACCATGAGGAACGACCTGGGTTTCTACTCAGTCGATTGGCGTACCTGTTTCGAATTCGAATCACCGACGTTTTGAAAGAGGCGGGGTTGGATTTGTCGGTCGAAGAATCCTCGATCTTGATGGTGCTTCATGAAGCCGGTGAGCCGCTTCGCACGGGAGACTTTGCGAAACTGGTGATGCGTGACATCACCACCGTGACCCGGCAGGTGGATGGCTTGGTCAAAAAACGATTGGTCTCGCGAGAACGTGATCCCAATGATGGTCGAGCGGTTCTGATTTGCCCGACCGCCAAAGGGACGAAGCAAATGGAAAAGTTGATGCCGCTGGCGGAAGCTCTCCGGCAGCGATTGAAA
Proteins encoded:
- a CDS encoding MarR family winged helix-turn-helix transcriptional regulator, with product MDHEERPGFLLSRLAYLFRIRITDVLKEAGLDLSVEESSILMVLHEAGEPLRTGDFAKLVMRDITTVTRQVDGLVKKRLVSRERDPNDGRAVLICPTAKGTKQMEKLMPLAEALRQRLKSGISVQQWSTTIRTMQRMQENLIE